ACTGATAATTTCTTCGATCTTTTTAGAAGACGTCGAAATATCGTGCATCGATTCAATCAGATGTTGAATTTCGTTTTGACCTTGTTCAGCCGCATCTTTGGAAGATTGAGAAAGAGCCGCTGCTTGCTTGGCGTTGTCAGAATTCATTTTTACCATGGAAGACATTTCTTCTAATGACGCCACGGTTTCTTCAAGAGAAGCCGCAGCTTCTGTTGAAGAGTGAGAAAGAGTTTGTCCCGCGGCGGTCAGTTGCGTGATCGCTTCAGCAACTTGATTTCCGGACTGAGTGAGACCCGAAGCAATGCCGCTTACGGTGTTGGAAACGCGATAAGCAATCCACATCAAAATACCGAAAAGCAACGTCGCACAGAAACCAGCAATCAGAAGAAGAAGCTGTGTTTGAAAAGTGCGAACCTCTTGCTGAGTTCGGTTTGCTTCAACGGATCTTGCGTTGTACAGTTTCATATTCGCAGCAATCGCATTTTGTGTGTCGATCGCGAGCACGTGCCATTCTCCACCATTCATCGCTTTATGAACCTTGGCATCCTCTTCTGGCGTATTTTTTTCTAAAGAGGCGATCATGGCCTCTGTTAAAGCATAGAATTGCGGTTTGATCTCTTTGGCTCTCGCATAGTTTTTCTGTTCTTCGTCATCGAGTGATGTTGATTCATAAAACTCTTGGCCTTTTTTAAATTCATTAAAGGCATCTTTAGCTTTATTGACAAAGTTAGTCCGAGACTTAAGGTCTTCTTTATTGGCAAGCGCCGCCCAAATAAAATATCCCACGCGAGCTCTTTGCATTCCGATTTGTCCAAGACCGTCCATGTTAGGTATCACATCAGTGTAGGCGGTTGTGAGCATATCACCTAACGTGTTCATTGATTTTAGGGAAACGGTCGTCAGCGCTGTAAAAGCGATGATCGGCAAAATCGCTGAGAACAGTAATTTGCCTCTCAGACCTTTAAACCAACTGCCAAAAGAATTCATGAATCGACTCCTCCAACACCATATTTACAAGATTAGGGGTGTTCTTACTTGTCGACTTTTTTATTACGGGCCTTTAATCAAAAACTCTTGTCAGTTCTTTTAAAGGTGCGGTGCTTCATTACAAATATTAATCGTTTGAGTTTGTCCGCATCCTATTGATACGATTTTTCATAAGTCTAGACTCAAGGAGGGGTGGTCATGACAAAAACGACAGTAAGTCGTGTTTTTGCCGGCGTCGCATTGGTAGCGACATTGGGCTTCACGCATAAGACAGCAATCGAAAATCAGACGCTTTGCGCGGGCTTCTTGCCTGAGAATAATTTGAAAATTCCAGTGGGACTTTTCACTGCGGGCGGAATCACTGAAAAACAATTCAACGACGTTTTGGATCGTATTGAGAAAATCTACAAAGATGATGTTCAAAGAGCTGGGGATACTTTGAAGATCAACCGTTTGTGGAATGATCCAACTGTGAACGCTTCTGCACAAAGATCAGGCAACACTCAAGTTTTGAATATGTACGGCGGTTTGGCTCGTCACCAAGCAACAACTATCGAAGGTTTTGCCTTGGTTGCTTGTCATGAGTTCGGTCACCACAACGGTGGCGCTCCAAAAATCAGCGGTTGGATGGGTTCATGGGCAACAAACGAAGGTGGCGCGGACTATTACGCGACTTTGAAATGCCTTCGTCGTTTCTTTGCTGAAGACGACAACGCAGCGATCTTGAAAGATCTTGATTTGGATCCAGTGGCAAGCTCTGCTTGTGAAGCGCAATTTCCAAATGAACAAGACCGTCTTCTTTGCTTGAGAAGTTCTTTGGCAGGTCAATCTGTTGCAAATCTTTTCCAAGCATTGCGTAAAGAAGCGACAGCTCCTAACTTTGGAACTCCAGACAAGCGCGAAGTATCTCGCATGAATGACCAACATCCAGAGACTCAATGTCGTTTGGATACATACTTTGCAGGCATGCTCTGTGTAGCGAAAGAAAGCGAAGCTTTGAGCAATACAGATTACAAACAAGGAAGTTGCTACGCGCCACGTGATGCGGCGGGTGCTCGTCCTCGTTGCTGGTTCTACCCAGGTAGAAACTAAATAAATCTATTTTTAGATTTTAAGAAAGCCGGAGTTCAAAAGACTCCGGTTTTTTTATGTCTGAAGCCCTGTGATCTCACAAACGCCGTTTACTCTTTTCTTTGAACTGTTATGCTTGGGGAATGTCTAAGAAAAAGATTCTTCCTATTGTCGTGATAGTTGTTCTTTTGATTCTGGCCTACGCTGTAAAAGCGATTCTTTTTAAAAATAAATTTTCTTATGCAGGAACGGTGGAAGTCACAAAAGTGGATATTCCGGCACGCGTGTCTTCGGTGATCAGTTCTTTTCCTGTCAAAGAAGGGCAAGTCGTTGATAAAGGGCAGATGCTCGTGCAGCTGGCTTGTGAGGATATCAAGATCGCTTACGAACTTGCCAAGAGCAGTTATGATCGTTCGTACCGTCTGTATCGCAGTGGCAGTATCGCGAAAGAAGCCTTTGATCAGGTGAAAACCAAAAAAGAAGACACCGAGCTTCGTCGCAATTGGTGTGATATCGCTTCACCCTTAAAAGGCACCGTTCTGACGACTTATTTTGAACCAGGGGAGATGGTAGCCCCCGGAGCGAAGTTGTTAACCGTGGGCGATCTAGAAAAAGTGTATGCGTATTTCTATTTGCCTCATGATGAAATATCAAAACTCAAGCTTCAGCAAAAAGTTAAAGCGGTGGTTCCGGAACTGGATAAAAAAGAATTCTCCGGTGTGGTTTCTTACATCAATCCCGAAGCTGAGTTCACACCTAAGAACGTGCAAACGCGCGATGAACGAACTCGATTGGTCTACGCCGTGAAAATATATTTTGAGAATCCCGAAGGTGTTTTGAAGCCCGGCATGACTTTGGAGTGGCCGGCGGAGGATTAGATGTCTGAGATATCATTGAGCGTTCAAGATCTCTCAAAAGAACTAAGACGCACGCAAGCGCTCAAAGGTCTCTCCATGGAGTTTGCGCCTCATCAGATTCACGGGATCATTGGGCCGGAGGGGGCAGGCAAGACGACTTTCTTAAGACATTTGATGGGACTTTTGAAAGCAGATTCCGGGACCATTACATTTCATGAAGACGGCAAAGAGATTTCGTTTCAAGCTATTCGCGAATCCGTTGCCTATATGCCGCAAACACAAAGTCTTTATCCGGAACTCAGTATTCACGAGCACCTGGAATTTTTTAAAACTCTTTATCAGGTTCCATCCGATGTTTACGTCGAGCGAAGAAAAAAACTTCTGCAAATGGCCCGCCTTGAAGAGTTTACGGACCGTCTCGCATCACAGCTTTCCGGTGGAATGTACAAAAAGCTCGGGCTTATTTGTTCGTTGTTGTCGTCGCCGAAAGTTTTACTGCTCGATGAGCCGACTAATGGCGTGGATCCTTTAAGTCGCAAAGATTTTTGGGGACTACTTTATGATCTTCGCGACCAAGAGGAAATTTTAATTTTAGTTACAACGTCTTATATGGATGAAGCGCTGAAATGTCAGCAAGTGCACTTGTTATTCGATGGGCAAACTTTGTTGGAAGGTCCTCCGCAAGAAATTTTAAAAGAACAGAAATGCAAAACATTTGATGACGTCTTTTTGCAATACGATTCGTCCCTGGAGTCCACATGAAAGTGGTGGATGTTAAAGAATTATCAGTGAAGTTTGGCGATTACTACGCTGTGAACAATATTTCTTTCAATGTGGAAAAAGGAGAGATCTTTGGGTTTCTAGGAGCCAATGGAGCAGGAAAGACCACGACCATTCGTGTGCTCTGCGGGCTTTTATTGCCCTCTCATGGAACAGCCCGAATTTGTGATATTGATGTTTTATCTGACGCCTTCGCCGTGAAACAAAAAGTTGGCTATATGTCGCAAAAGTTTACTTTGTATGATGATTTGACCGTGAAAGAAAATCTGGCATTCACGGCCTCATTAAGAAAAATCGACGATAAAAAATTTAAAGAACAAAAAGAAAAGTTATTAAAATTCATTCGCTTTAAAGAAGCCGAAGATGTTTTAGTGCGTGACATTCCCGGTGGAGTCAAGCAGCAGGTCAGTTTGGTTGCTTCTGTTCTTCACGATCCTGAATTGGTTTTTCTTGATGAACCCACGGCAGGAGTGAGCCCTGCTTATCGAAAAAGATTTTGGGATCTGATTCAAGAGCTTGCCGATGAAGGAAAAACAGTTTTTGTAACAACTCATTATATGGATGAGGCAGAACACTGTGAGCGGATTGCGCTTATGCGCTCTGGCGAACTTATTGCCTTGGATTCTCCGCTCAATTTAAAGAAAAACAGTTTCCCGGAAAAAGATCCCGAAGATGTAACCTTGGAAGACGTCTTTATTTATCAAGTGGAGGGAAAATGAAATTTCGCTCCATCGTGGCCATTGCCAAAAAAGAAGTCTTTCATGTGGTGCGAGATCCTTTCACCGTGGCCTTGGCATTGGGAATGCCTGTGGTTATGGTGCTTTTTTTTGGTTTTGCCATTGAGTTTAATATGGAGCGTATTGGACTGGCCGTCTTTGATGGAAATAAAACGCAGAACTCATGGGATCTACAAAAAGCGTTTACAAGTTCGGGATATTTTCATTCAAGTCCTGTGATGAGTCCTGCTTTGGCTATTCAAGCTTTGGACGAGGGAAGATCTCATGCGGCTTTAGTCATTCCCCCCACCTACAGTCAGGATATCAAACCTTTTTCTCAAAGTTCGGTGCAGATCTTGATTGATGGCTCTGATAATTCATCGGCGGCTTCGATCGTTGGATATCTTGGCGGAATCCAAAAAAAATTGATTGAAAATGAATTTGGCCGCTTTCGCGAACCCGTGCAAGTGCAGACGCGTTTTCTTTTTAATCCGGAACTTAACAGTCGCTGGTTTGTGGTGCCTGGATTGGCCGCCGCCATTATCGCGATTCTTTCTATTTTGCTGACAGCACTGACGGTTGCGCGCGAATGGGAAAATGGTTCGATGGAGCTGCTCCTGTCGACTCCTGTTCGGCCTGTCGAAATCATTCTTGGAAAACTTATGCCTTACTCGGTGATGGGCATCATTGCTGTGTTCTTTGTTTTTATCATGTCGCAGTTGGTTTTCTCGGTTCCCTTTCGCGGGAATTTTCTGGTTTATCTGGCGGCGTGTTTGATTTTTCTTAGTACCTATCTGGCTCAAGGTCTTTTGATTTCGGTGGTGACAAGAAAGCAGCAACTTAGCATGCAGTTTGCGATGCTTTCAGGACTGTTGCCGACGATTCTTCTGTCTGGATTTATTTTTCCCGTCGAGCACATGCCGAACTTTTTTTATTATTTCACGATGCTTTTGCCAGCGCGGTGGTTCATCAAAATCAGCCGTGAGCTCTTTTTACAGGGAGCAAGTTTCTTGGATATTCTGCCGTCGTTTTTAGCTCTATGTGCGCTGTTTGTTTTAATGATTTTTCTGGCGACAAAGAAATTTAAAAAGGATGTCGAGCCATGATTAAAACACTGCTTGGTTTTATCAGGAAAGAATTTCGTCAGACTTTGCGTGATCCACGGATGCGGTTGCTGCTTT
This region of Bdellovibrio sp. BCCA genomic DNA includes:
- a CDS encoding HAMP domain-containing methyl-accepting chemotaxis protein; translation: MNSFGSWFKGLRGKLLFSAILPIIAFTALTTVSLKSMNTLGDMLTTAYTDVIPNMDGLGQIGMQRARVGYFIWAALANKEDLKSRTNFVNKAKDAFNEFKKGQEFYESTSLDDEEQKNYARAKEIKPQFYALTEAMIASLEKNTPEEDAKVHKAMNGGEWHVLAIDTQNAIAANMKLYNARSVEANRTQQEVRTFQTQLLLLIAGFCATLLFGILMWIAYRVSNTVSGIASGLTQSGNQVAEAITQLTAAGQTLSHSSTEAAASLEETVASLEEMSSMVKMNSDNAKQAAALSQSSKDAAEQGQNEIQHLIESMHDISTSSKKIEEIISVIDDIAFQTNLLALNASVEAARAGEHGKGFAVVAEAVRALAQRSAVAAKDINGLIKDSVEKVEKGSSIADRSGEVLSNIVNSVKKVADLNNEISAASSEQTTGIQQISKAMNQLDQGSQANAASSEEVAASAEEINAQALQMKKMVQSLNEAVLGGEQASAPKREAPPKTSPKVVSITAKQTAPKAAKKPAPVTKKPQGAAAVIPFDDDESPRKVGTTDGF
- a CDS encoding efflux RND transporter periplasmic adaptor subunit, with the protein product MSKKKILPIVVIVVLLILAYAVKAILFKNKFSYAGTVEVTKVDIPARVSSVISSFPVKEGQVVDKGQMLVQLACEDIKIAYELAKSSYDRSYRLYRSGSIAKEAFDQVKTKKEDTELRRNWCDIASPLKGTVLTTYFEPGEMVAPGAKLLTVGDLEKVYAYFYLPHDEISKLKLQQKVKAVVPELDKKEFSGVVSYINPEAEFTPKNVQTRDERTRLVYAVKIYFENPEGVLKPGMTLEWPAED
- a CDS encoding ABC transporter ATP-binding protein: MSEISLSVQDLSKELRRTQALKGLSMEFAPHQIHGIIGPEGAGKTTFLRHLMGLLKADSGTITFHEDGKEISFQAIRESVAYMPQTQSLYPELSIHEHLEFFKTLYQVPSDVYVERRKKLLQMARLEEFTDRLASQLSGGMYKKLGLICSLLSSPKVLLLDEPTNGVDPLSRKDFWGLLYDLRDQEEILILVTTSYMDEALKCQQVHLLFDGQTLLEGPPQEILKEQKCKTFDDVFLQYDSSLEST
- a CDS encoding ABC transporter ATP-binding protein; amino-acid sequence: MKVVDVKELSVKFGDYYAVNNISFNVEKGEIFGFLGANGAGKTTTIRVLCGLLLPSHGTARICDIDVLSDAFAVKQKVGYMSQKFTLYDDLTVKENLAFTASLRKIDDKKFKEQKEKLLKFIRFKEAEDVLVRDIPGGVKQQVSLVASVLHDPELVFLDEPTAGVSPAYRKRFWDLIQELADEGKTVFVTTHYMDEAEHCERIALMRSGELIALDSPLNLKKNSFPEKDPEDVTLEDVFIYQVEGK
- a CDS encoding ABC transporter permease, translated to MKFRSIVAIAKKEVFHVVRDPFTVALALGMPVVMVLFFGFAIEFNMERIGLAVFDGNKTQNSWDLQKAFTSSGYFHSSPVMSPALAIQALDEGRSHAALVIPPTYSQDIKPFSQSSVQILIDGSDNSSAASIVGYLGGIQKKLIENEFGRFREPVQVQTRFLFNPELNSRWFVVPGLAAAIIAILSILLTALTVAREWENGSMELLLSTPVRPVEIILGKLMPYSVMGIIAVFFVFIMSQLVFSVPFRGNFLVYLAACLIFLSTYLAQGLLISVVTRKQQLSMQFAMLSGLLPTILLSGFIFPVEHMPNFFYYFTMLLPARWFIKISRELFLQGASFLDILPSFLALCALFVLMIFLATKKFKKDVEP